In Lycium ferocissimum isolate CSIRO_LF1 unplaced genomic scaffold, AGI_CSIRO_Lferr_CH_V1 ctg9258, whole genome shotgun sequence, a single window of DNA contains:
- the LOC132046068 gene encoding LOW QUALITY PROTEIN: uncharacterized protein LOC132046068 (The sequence of the model RefSeq protein was modified relative to this genomic sequence to represent the inferred CDS: inserted 2 bases in 1 codon; deleted 3 bases in 2 codons), translated as MATINKTRPSCTRVKVLVDLMEKLPDSVTMEIVDKENKKIRDVDVKIQYDILPKHYKRCRLQGHNEEGWRILNPELRSSHNGRNEKIEEQLNGEVILKTDGSAWNKVKHDKYLTKGKVFGNAVTFNPVKDNRVVTKEKSTMATEDKTQVPTGELTLVDVMRALQALNDKVGSMDGRMENLGSRVEAIEGGGSDPDAFLDWVMHCDRIFLTNDMSEAKKASYAISQFEGYASTWWETQVKARRIIGLPPTPTWDELKDAMRRKYVTERYKQEQLKKVYTLRQSKKSVEEYYDEFQIVKMRIDFDEDELNAMTRFRAKLNGEIVSQMKLHNYGSIEETLQAAIEIEKERGASSSNWQKNKGPIQEAKKPFMKNTQVEKQVDKQPPKFAPKEGGTKTPIQCFKCHGFGHRASECPNCRAFILRDTYKGDHENEQHDSEGDGVEGDNEPIVPLCVVRRTMISKAMDDPSQQENLFHSKCIINQNTSIMIIDSRSCANVASTTLVDFLKLPMTRHENPYKHQWLNECGELKVTRQAIIKFTIGKYHDEVLCDVVPMQACHLLLGRPWQYDRSEFDDVFPTELPKGLPPLRGIEHQIDFIPRSQLPNKPAYRANPDDTKELQRQIDELLEKGVVRESMSPCAVPVILVPKKDGSWRMSVFLGFVVSSRGVEVDESKIEAIRNWPTPKSIGDVRSFHGLASFYRRFVKGFSTIAAPLTEVIRKDKPFSWGTEQANPFDTLKQMLSSAPLLQLPDFDKIFEIECDASKVGIGAVLMQDQKPIAYFSEKLKGATLNYTTYDLELYALIRALGNWQHYLWPKEFVIRTDHESLKHLKAQGKLNKRHAKWVEFFESFXLCNPIQKGKDNVVVDALSRKHFDGFLFKNKRLCVPMSSWRELFVREAHNGGLMGHFGIDKTMGILEEQFYWPHMRRDVARICGQCLECRKAKSRLQPHGLYTPLPIPQQPWFDISMDFVMGLPRTKKGKDSIFVVVDHFSKMAHFIACHKVDDAPHIASLFVENVVKLHGIPKTIVSDRDPKFLSHFWKELWGRLGMKLLFSTSCHPQTDGQTEVFNRTLGSMLRAMVKGKLASWEDQLPLVEFAYNRVIHSTIGMSPFEVLYGFNPQPLGPNAFVVLEPGDWVWVHFRKERFPNKRKTKLMPRGDAPFEVLERLNDNAYKIDLPPEYQVHNTFNICDLSPMEMENKEGLESVAMQNKFSVLFNEEDIIEKETAENGVKADDLMEKVEERVIEDNTVDVQDCGDQVIIKYVLGNTDSFEDEKALSPSKWGNRVEDELEDGEVDERDLSEEVIQKESDLLAQDTDIVVSPQQNLGADQSQEKVDSSVQWFPSKSTDGKQVETKEGVESSQSGGKVSSIKKSSPMRNLHDLVSRKLINDHSSLLKENIDDNVIKDGEDSGHEPGLKVETVNEVEQGSTGKGNQKSPWCFSKISH; from the exons ATGGCTACGATCAATAAAACTCGACCTAGTTGTACTAGGGTTAAGGTTCTAGTTGACTTAATGGAGAAACTCCCTGATTCTGTCACTATGGAGATTGTAGACAAGGAGAATAAAAAGATTAGGGATGTGGATGTTAAGATTCAATATGATATTTTGCCTAAGCACTATAAAAGGTGTAGATTACAAGGGCATAATGAAGAGGGTTGGAGAATATTAAATCCTGAATTAAGAAGTAGTCACAATGGTAGGAATGAGAAAATAGAAGAACAACTAAATGGAGAGGTTATCCTAAAGACAGATGGGAGTGCATGGAATAAGGTTAAGCACGATAAATATTTAACAAAGGGAAAGGTGTTTGGGAATGCTGTTACATTCAATCCAGTCAAAGATAATAGAGTAGTAACAAAGGAGAAAA GTACCATGGCTACGGAGGATAAAACACAAGTTCCCACCGGGGAACTTACGCTAGTAGATGTAATGAGGGCCTTACAAGCCTTGAACGATAAGGTTGGTAGTATGGATGGTCGAATGGAAAACTTGGGAAGTAGGGTGGAAGCAATTGAAGGAG GAGGAAGTGACCCCGATGCATTTCTTGATTGGGTGATGCATTGTGATAGAATTTTCTTGACGAATGACATGTCCGAGGCGAAAAAGGCGTCTTATGCCATTTCTCAATTCGAAGGGTATGCCTCCACATGGTGGGAAACTCAAGTGAAGGCTAGAAGAATTATTGGGCTTCCTCCCAcacctacttgggatgaattgaaggaCGCCATGCGGCGTAAGTATGTCACCGAACGCTACAAgcaagaacaactcaagaaggtgtaTACTTTAAGGCAAAGCAAaaagagtgtggaagaatactatgatgagttccaaATTGTCAAGATGAGAATCGACTTTGACGAGGATGAGCTAAATGCTATGACTCGGTTTCGAGCCAAGTTAAATGGTGAGATTGTCTCACAAATGAAACTTCACAACTATGGGAGCATTGAAGAGACTCTTCAAGCGGCTATTGAAATAGAGAAGG aacgAGGAGCTTCCTCCTCcaattggcaaaagaataagGGTCCCATACAAGAAGCCAAGAAACCCTTTATGAAGAATACTCAAGTTGAGAAGCAAGTTGACAAACAACCTCCGAAGTTTGCTCCAAAAGAAGGAGGTACGAAAACTCCTATTCAATGCTTTAAATGTCATGGCTTTGGTCATAGAGCAAGTGAATGCCCTAATTGTAGAGCGTTTATTTTGAGAGACACTTATA AGGGCGATCATGAGAATGAACAACATGATAGTGAAGGGGATGGTGTTGAGGGTGATAATGAGCCTATTGTACCTCTCTGTGTGGTGCGAAGGACCATGATAAGCAAAGCAATGGATGACCCAAGTCAACAGGAAAATCTCTTCCATTCCAAGTGCATCATTAACCAAAACACTAgcatcatgatcattgatagtaGGAGTTGTGCCAATGTTGCTAGTACCacccttgttgatttcttgaaacttcccaTGACCCGCCATGAAAACCCTTACAAACATCAATGGCTCAATGAATGTGGTGAATTGAAGGTGACTCGGCAAGCTATCATCAAATTCACGATTGGGAAGTATCACGATGAGGTGTTATGTGATGTTGTTCCCATGCAAGCGTGTCATCTTCTACTTGGCCGACCATGGCAATATGATAGGTCC gaatttgatgatgtgttcCCAACGGAACTCCCAAAGGGGTTACCACCCTTGAGgggaattgaacaccaaattgaTTTTATCCCGAGGTCTCAACTACCAAATAAACCGGCTTATAGAGCCAACCCGGATGACACTAAGGAGCTTCAAAGACAAATAGATGAACTCCTTGAAAAGGGAGTTGTGCGAGAAAGTATGAGCCCATGTGCC GTGCCCGTGATTTTGGTGCCAAAAAAAGATGGATCATGGCGCATGT CTGTTTTCTTGGGATTTGTTGTGAGCTCAAGGGgggttgaggttgatgaatccaaaatagaAGCCATAAGAAATTGGCCCACTCCAAAATCCATTGGAGATGTACGAAGCTTTCATGGCTTGGCTAGTTTCTATAGGCGTTTTGTTAAAGGATTTAGTACCATAGCCGCTCCTTTGACCGAGGTAATCCGAAAGGACAAACCTTTTTCTTGGGGTACGGAGCAAGCTAATCCCTTTGACACTTtaaaacaaatgcttagctccgcaccattgttgcaattacccgactttgacaaaatatttgagattGAATGTGATGCAAGCAAAGTGGGTATTGGAGCCGTTTTAATGCAAGACCAAAAGCCCATAgcctattttagtgaaaaactCAAGGGAGCGACTTTGAATTATACtacctatgatcttgagttgTATGCCTTAATTCGTGCTTTGGGAAATTGGCAACACTACTTGTGGCCCAAAGAGTTTGTGATTCGGACCGACCATGAGTCCTTAAAGCATCTTAAGGCCCAAGGTAAGTTGAACAAAAGGCATGCCAAATGGGTTGAATTCTTTGAATCctt cttatgtaatccaatacaaaaGGGAAAGGATAACGTAGTGGTGGATGCCTTatcaaggaaacat tttgatggtttcttgttcaagaacaagcgactatgtgtgcccatgagctcTTGGAGGGAGTTATTTGTGAGGGAGGCACACAATGGGGGATTGATGGGACACTTTGGGATTGACAAGACAATGGGGATTCTTGAGGAGCAATTTTATTGGCCCCACATGCGGCGGGATGTGGCCCGAATTTGTGGCCAATGCCTTGAATGCCGAAAAGCTAAATCTAGGCTTCAACCCCATGGCTTGTACACTCCCCTCCCCATCCCTCAACAACCTTGGTTTGATATTTCAATGGACTTTGTGATGGGATTGCCTAggacaaaaaaggga aaagatagcatctttgttgttgttgatcatttttcGAAAATGGCCCATTTCATTGCTTGCCATAAGGTTGATGATGCTCCCCATATTGCTTCCTTGTTTGTTGAAAATGTGGTTAAATTACATGGCATTCCCAAGACAATTGTGAGCGATAGGGACCCCAAGttccttagccacttttggaaagaattgtgggGTAGGCTTGGAATGAAGTTGTTGTTTTCCACCTCTTGCCACCCACAAACCGatggccaaaccgaagtttTCAATAGGACTTTAGGTTCTATGCTTCGGGCCATGGTAAAAGGGAAGCTAGCCTCTTGGGAAGACCAATTGCCTTTAgtagaatttgcatataatagagTTATTCATAGCACTATTGGCATGTCACCCTTTGAGGTGTTGTATGGTTTTAACCCCCAACCCCTTGGACCTAACGCCTTT GTGGTCCTTGAACCGGGAGATTGGGTGTGGGTGCACTTCCGAAaagaaagatttccaaacaAGAGGAAGACAAAGTTGATGCCACGTGGGGATGCTCCCTTTGAAGTCCTTGAGAGGCTTAATGATAATGCCTACAAAATTGATCTCCCTCCGGAATATCAAGTTCACAACACCTTCAACATTTGTGACCTATCTCccatggaaatggaaa ATAAGGAAGGATTGGAATCAGTGGCTATGCAAAACAAATTTTCTGTTTTATTCAATGAAGAAGATATAATTGAGAAAGAAACTGCAGAAAATGGTGTTAAAGCTGATGATCTGATGGAGAAAGTGGAGGAGAGGGTTATAGAAGACAACACAGTTGATGTTCAGGACTGTGGTGATCAAGTCATA ATAAAGTATGTTCTGGGGAATACAGATTCATTTGAAGATGAAAAAGCTTTGTCCCCTTCTAAATGGGGTAATAGAGTGGAAGATGAACTAGAAGATGGGGAAGTTGATGAAAGGGACTTATCTGAGGAGGTTATACAAAAGGAGAGTGATTTGCTGGCTCAAGATACTGATATAGTGGTTTCTCCTCAACAGAATCTAGGTGCAGATCAATCACAGGAGAAGGTGGATTCATCAGTACAATGGtttccttcaaaatctacaGATGGAAAGCAGGTGGAGACTAAAGAAGGGGTTGAATCTAGTCAAAGTGGTGGAAAGGTATCTTCAATAAAAAAGAGTTCTCCTATGAGAAATTTACATGACTTGGTTTCACGCAAACTTATTAATGATCACAGTAGTCTATTAAAGGAAAACATTGATGATAATGTGATTAAAGATGGAGAAGATTCAGGTCATGAGCCTGGTCTTAAGGTGGAGACTGTCAATGAGGTGGAACAAGGCAGCACTGGAAAGGGAAATCAAAAATCGCCTTGGTGTTTCTCCAAAATTAGTCACTAA